A section of the Saccharomyces paradoxus strain CBS432 chromosome XII sequence genome encodes:
- the CDC42 gene encoding Rho family GTPase CDC42 (Small rho-like GTPase~similar to YLR229C), with the protein MQTLKCVVVGDGAVGKTCLLISYTTNQFPADYVPTVFDNYAVTVMIGDEPYTLGLFDTAGQEDYDRLRPLSYPSTDVFLVCFSVISPPSFENVKEKWFPEVHHHCPGVPCLVVGTQIDLRDDKVIIEKLQRQRLRPITSEQGSRLARELKAVKYVECSALTQRGLKNVFDEAIVAALEPPVIKKSKKCTIL; encoded by the coding sequence ATGCAAACGCTAAAATGTGTTGTTGTCGGTGATGGTGCCGTTGGGAAAACATGCTTATTAATCTCCTATACAACGAATCAATTTCCAGCCGACTATGTTCCAACAGTGTTCGATAACTATGCGGTGACTGTGATGATCGGTGATGAACCATACACGCTAGGTTTGTTTGATACGGCCGGTCAAGAAGATTACGATCGATTGAGACCCTTGTCATACCCTTCTACTGATGTATTTTTGGTTTGTTTCAGTGTTATTTCCCCAccttcttttgaaaacgttaaagaaaaatggttCCCTGAAGTACATCACCATTGTCCCGGTGTACCATGCCTGGTTGTCGGCACGCAGATCGATCTAAGGGATGACAAAGTAATCATCGAGAAGTTGCAAAGACAAAGATTACGTCCGATTACATCAGAACAGGGTTCCAGATTAGCAAGAGAACTGAAAGCAGTAAAATATGTCGAATGTTCGGCACTAACACAACGTGGTTTGAAGAACGTATTCGATGAAGCTATCGTGGCCGCCTTAGAGCCTCCTGTTatcaagaaaagtaaaaaatgtACAATTTTGTAG
- the BNA5 gene encoding kynureninase (Kynureninase~similar to YLR231C) gives MEKALELDGEYPESLRDEFNIPTFNSMGLSSDDKPVTYLCGNSLGLMPKSTRDSINAELDAWSNCAVESHFKHPEEAKGKAPWVNIDLPILPLLAPIVGAHENEVAVMNSLTANLNSLLITFYKPTEKRFKILFEKGSFPSDYYAFYNQCKIHGISEPENVFIQIEPRAGETYIRTQDILDTIEVNQDELALVCLSGVQYYTGQYFDIGRITSFAHQFPGILVGWDLAHAVGNVPLQLHDWGVDFACWCSYKYLNAGPGGIGGLFVHSKHTKSDPTKEALPRLAGWWGNDATKRFQMLEVFEPIPGALGFRQSNPSVIDTVALRSSLELFAKFNGIGEVRKRSLLLTNYMKELLEASKYYKHPLRMGKLPCFFTILTPTGTDEEHGAQLSLYFDSDIGKEDIMPNVFQYLHDHGVIGDARRPNVIRLAPAPLYNTFSDVYTAVNALNEAMDKL, from the coding sequence ATGGAGAAAGCCTTGGAATTGGACGGAGAATATCCAGAATCTCTGAGAGATGAATTCAACATCCCCACTTTTAACTCCATGGGACTATCGTCCGACGATAAGCCTGTGACGTACTTATGCGGGAATTCTTTAGGTTTGATGCCGAAATCAACTAGAGATTCAATCAATGCTGAACTAGACGCATGGAGCAACTGTGCTGTGGAATCACATTTCAAACACCCTGAAGAAGCCAAAGGAAAGGCGCCTTGGGTCAACATTGACTTACCCATTCTTCCTCTATTAGCCCCCATTGTGGGTGCTCACGAAAATGAAGTTGCAGTGATGAATAGTCTCACTGCGAATTTGAATTCTCTATTAATTACATTTTATAAACCTACTGAGAAGAGATTCAAGatcctttttgaaaagggcTCCTTTCCATCAGACTACTATGCTTTCTACAACCAGTGTAAAATTCATGGAATCTCCGAACCtgaaaatgtttttattcaaatcgAACCACGCGCGGGAGAGACTTATATCAGAACTCAAGATATTCTGGATACCATAGAGGTGAATCAAGATGAACTAGCGCTGGTCTGTTTGTCGGGTGTTCAGTACTACACGGGACAATATTTCGATATTGGCCGAATCACCTCATTTGCACATCAATTCCCCGGGATATTGGTTGGATGGGATTTGGCACACGCTGTAGGAAACGTCCCATTGCAACTTCATGATTGGGGTGTTGACTTTGCTTGCTGGTGTTCTTATAAGTACTTGAATGCCGGACCTGGTGGAATTGGTGGCTTATTTGTTCACTCGAAGCACACTAAATCAGACCCTACCAAAGAGGCTTTGCCAAGATTAGCTGGTTGGTGGGGTAATGATGCTACTAAGCGGTTTCAAATGCTGGAAGTATTCGAGCCGATTCCAGGAGCATTGGGATTTAGGCAATCTAATCCAAGCGTTATTGATACAGTAGCATTAAGAAGCTCATTGGAATTATTTGCAAAGTTTAATGGCATTGGTGAAGTTCGCAAAAGATCTTTATTGCTGACAAATTATATGAAGGAATTGTTGGAAGCCTCCAAGTATTACAAGCACCCTTTAAGAATGGGAAAATTACCATGCTTTTTCACAATACTAACACCAACTGGCACGGATGAAGAACATGGTGCCCAACTGTCACTTTACTTCGATTCTGATATTGGAAAAGAGGATATTATGCCCAATGTTTTCCAATATTTACACGACCATGGTGTCATTGGCGATGCGAGAAGACCAAACGTGATCAGATTGGCACCTGCTCCCCTATATAATACATTCTCAGATGTTTACACTGCAGTGAATGCGCTAAATGAGGCGATGGACAAGTTATAG
- the EST1 gene encoding Est1p (TLC1 RNA-associated factor involved in telomere length regulation~similar to YLR233C): protein MCNEEVNEEYARLFFKNARAHLDKHLTSSLICDEDAYITFRCFLDGIHYKSTMLLEELLSKQEKMHHNNNHERINDAVIPMLLKLLWLQIHEPTFQWFERWFHDIMRLNNKRKFRVFRKFHKQMINFFKITHRYYYNTIECLCAKYDMCSVIPNALFAKLNLMRLIDGLSTHEKIALDASNPLTFSIVISLQRCIINLGATHFYKTLLDKPSSKSKSVEDFEKAVRYLNIASLYLPAVGDTYFQLAKIYLSTEKFSLYFFELVRGALVRIPSKCALSNLRDFILTPDFSERRLLMKKLAMLVSKGLKGERLLFESRTVLQFLSIVEHTMFPHSWNVSRAPNCWLLREHLQTVALKYHAGDIKVILENLAATMGSFDLMFASGNSKEKKNKLKFADLSKRQVFFLDLSFDFIVNIIDVVIKPLWQKNMENFQYLAIIRLLICWIKSYRSILQYTHRHRKFCTSFALLLNDLINSSLNWPKNVYSHKPRRSYYLREDIIFREFSCINFALTDFNDDSVYNSPDMINNIIGCPTLTEMLSPKEECILRIKSIIFSGVKFLEKNNTGVIWNAGKYKFEVISSDTKMKHKIALSEISLKINVKTQLEKAVSSRKAEGKRDEPQRKRAGEIAVTELEKKFANVRRTKKSSPLLEKEDVFFESVNHVVSREKTITSPLSCNLPSYPDEAVDADGDVTVQVPDTPT, encoded by the coding sequence ATGTGTAATGAAGAAGtcaatgaagaatatgCGAGGTTGTTCTTCAAGAACGCTCGTGCGCATCTAGATAAACATCTAACATCAAGCTTGATATGCGATGAAGATGCATATATCACGTTCAGATGTTTCCTAGATGGCATACATTACAAATCTACTATGTTGCTCGAGGAGCTGCTTTCGAAACAAGAGAAAATGCACCATAATAACAATCATGAACGCATAAATGATGCGGTGATACCTATGCTTCTGAAGCTTTTATGGCTTCAAATCCACGAACCTACATTTCAATGGTTTGAGCGCTGGTTTCATGATATTATGCGACTAAATAATAAGAGAAAGTTCAGAGTTTttagaaaatttcataaaCAAAtgattaattttttcaaaattacgCATAGGTATTATTATAACACCATCGAATGCCTATGCGCAAAATATGATATGTGTTCCGTTATTCCAAATGCTCTTTTTGCGAAGCTAAATTTAATGCGATTGATAGATGGGCTTTCAACtcatgaaaaaattgcattAGATGCGAGTAATCCGTTGACGTTTTCCATTGTAATTTCGCTTCAGAGATGCATAATTAATCTAGGTGCTACACACTTTTATAAAACATTATTAGACAAGCCTTCCAGCAAATCCAAAAGTGTGGAAGATTTTGAGAAGGCTGTTAGGTATTTGAACATTGCCTCACTCTATCTCCCAGCTGTTGGAGATACTTATTTTCAACTAGCCAAAATTTACTTGAGCACTGAGAAATTCTCActgtatttttttgaattagtAAGAGGTGCGTTAGTAAGGATCCCGTCCAAATGTGCGTTAAGTAATTTGAGGGATTTCATTTTAACTCCTGATTTTTCGGAAAGAAGacttttgatgaaaaaattggccATGCTTGTGTCAAAAGGTCTCAAAGGTGAGAGATTGCTGTTTGAAAGTCGTACTGTTTTGCAATTTCTATCGATAGTAGAACACACTATGTTTCCACATTCATGGAACGTATCACGTGCCCCTAATTGTTGGCTATTGAGAGAGCATTTACAAACAGTTGCGCTAAAGTATCATGCAGGCGACATTAAGGTTATACTTGAAAATTTGGCTGCCACGATGGGAAGTTTCGATCTTATGTTTGCAAGTGGAAATagcaaggaaaaaaagaacaaactCAAATTCGCGGATTTGAGTAAGCgtcaagttttttttttagacTTAAGCTTCGATTTTATTGTCAATATAATAGACGTCGTGATTAAACCCTTATGGCAAAAAAACatggaaaatttccaaTACTTAGCCATTATACGTTTGCTTATATGCTGGATTAAATCATATAGATCCATTTTGCAGTACACTCACAGACACAGAAAGTTTTGTACTTCATTCGCCTTATTACTAAATGATTTGATAAACAGTTCATTGAATTGGCCAAAGAATGTATATAGCCACAAACCACGGAGAAGCTATTATTTGAGGgaagatattatttttagaGAATTTTCTTGCATTAACTTTGCACTAACCGATTTTAATGATGATTCTGTGTATAATTCTCCCGATATgattaataatataattgGATGCCCTACGTTGACTGAGATGCTTTctccaaaagaagaatgcATTTTGCGAATtaaatcaataatattttctggcgtgaaatttttagagaaaaataacacCGGTGTCATATGGAATGCCGGCAAATATAAGTTCGAGGTCATAAGCTCGGACACTAAGATGAAACACAAAATAGCATTATCGGAAATTTCACTCAAAATAAACGTAAAAACGCAACTAGAGAAAGCAGTTTCATCGAGAAAAGCTGAGGGTAAAAGGGACGAACCACAGCGCAAAAGAGCGGGGGAAATAGCTGTGAcagaattggaaaaaaaatttgcaaatgttcgaagaacaaaaaaatcgtCGCCGCTCCTAGAAAAAGAggatgttttctttgagtCGGTAAATCATGTTGTTTCACGAGAGAAAACTATCACTAGCCCACTATCTTGTAACCTTCCTTCATATCCAGATGAAGCAGTTGACGCTGATGGGGACGTCACCGTTCAAGTACCAGACACTCCTACTTGA
- the TOP3 gene encoding DNA topoisomerase 3 (DNA Topoisomerase III~similar to YLR234W) encodes MKVLCVAEKNSIAKAVSQILGGGRSTSRDSGYMYVKNYDFMFSGFPFARNGANCEVTMTSVAGHLTGIDFSHDSHGWGKCAIQELFDAPLNEIMNNNQKKIASNIKREAKNADYLMIWTDCDREGEYIGWEIWQEAKRANRRIQDDQVYRAVFSHLERQHILNAARNPSRLDMKSVHAVGTRIEIDLRAGVTFTRLLTETLRNKLRNQVATSKDGGKSRGANKNDSQVVSYGTCQFPTLGFVVDRFERIRNFVPEEFWYIQLVVDNKDNGGSTTFQWDRGHLFDRLSVLTFYETCIETAGNVAQVVDLKSKPTTKYRPLPLTTVELQKNCARYLRLNAKQSLDAAEKLYQKGFISYPRTETDTFPRAMDLKSLVEKQAQLDQSSAGGKTAWASYAASLLQPENTSNNNKFKLPRSGSHDDKAHPPIHPIVSLGPEANVSPVERRVYEYVARHFLACCSEDAKGQSTTLVLDWAAERFSASGLVVLERNFLDVYPWARWETTKQLPRLEMNALVDIAKAEMKAGTTAPPKPMTESELILLMDANGIGTDATIAEHIDKIQVRNYVRSEKVGKETYLQPTTLGVSLVHGFEAIGLEDSFAKPFQRREMEQDLKKICEGHASKTDVVKDIVEKYRKYWHKTNGCKNTLLQVYDRVKASM; translated from the coding sequence ATGAAAGTGCTATGTGTTGCAGAGAAGAATTCTATAGCGAAAGCAGTTTCACAGATCTTAGGAGGAGGCAGATCAACTTCAAGGGATTCTGGCTACATGTACGTGAAGAACTACGACTTCATGTTTAGTGGGTTCCCTTTTGCCAGGAACGGAGCTAACTGCGAGGTTACCATGACCAGTGTTGCGGGGCACCTAACAGGCATTGACTTCAGTCATGATTCACATGGGTGGGGGAAGTGCGCCATCCAAGAGTTATTTGATGCGCCACTGAACGAGATTATGAATAACAACCAAAAGAAGATAGCAAGCAACATCAAGCGAGAAGCTAAGAACGCAGACTATCTGATGATATGGACGGATTGCGACCGAGAAGGAGAGTACATAGGTTGGGAGATATGGCAGGAGGCCAAGAGAGCCAACAGGCGCATACAAGATGATCAAGTGTACCGGGCGGTATTTTCCCATCTGGAAAGGCAACATATATTAAACGCAGCACGAAACCCAAGTCGATTGGACATGAAGAGCGTGCATGCTGTAGGGACAAGGATTGAAATTGATCTTCGAGCAGGCGTTACGTTTACGAGACTCTTAACAGAAACACTGCGAAATAAACTAAGAAACCAAGTCGCCACGAGTAAGGATGGCGGAAAAAGCCGCGGTGCTAACAAGAACGACTCACAAGTCGTATCCTATGGTACATGCCAGTTTCCAACGCTCGGATTTGTAGTAGACAGGTTTGAAAGAATACGAAATTTTGTCCCCGAGGAATTCTGGTATATCCAATTAGTAGTGGACAACAAAGACAATGGCGGAAGTACAACATTCCAGTGGGACAGAGGCCACTTGTTTGACCGGCTAAGCGTGTTGACGTTCTACGAGACATGCATCGAAACCGCCGGCAACGTTGCCCAAGTAGTAGACTTAAAATCAAAGCCAACAACGAAGTACAGACCATTACCTCTGACCACAGTAGAGCTACAAAAAAACTGTGCGCGGTACCTGCGTCTCAACGCCAAACAATCACTAGACGCAGCCGAAAAGCTATATCAAAAAGGATTCATATCGTATCCCAGAACGGAGACTGATACTTTCCCACGCGCAATGGACTTGAAATCCCTAGTGGAGAAGCAAGCTCAATTGGATCAATCCTCCGCAGGCGGCAAAACCGCTTGGGCGTCGTACGCGGCATCGCTGCTGCAACCTGAAAACACaagcaacaacaacaaattcAAGCTTCCACGAAGCGGGTCCCATGACGACAAAGCGCATCCCCCAATCCACCCCATCGTAAGTCTAGGACCTGAAGCAAATGTTTCGCCCGTGGAAAGAAGAGTATACGAGTACGTGGCCAGACACTTTTTAGCATGCTGCTCAGAGGATGCTAAGGGCCAATCGACGACCTTGGTCTTGGACTGGGCAGCTGAACGTTTCTCCGCCTCAGGACTCGTAGTCCTCGAGAGAAACTTCCTCGATGTTTACCCTTGGGCCCGGTGGGAAACCACCAAGCAGTTACCGCGACTTGAAATGAATGCCCTTGTAGACATCGCGAAGGCCGAAATGAAGGCGGGCACTACGGCACCGCCTAAGCCGATGACCGAGAGCGAGCTCATCCTCCTCATGGATGCAAACGGCATCGGCACTGACGCCACCATTGCAGAACACATAGACAAAATTCAAGTGCGTAATTACGTCAGGAGCGAAAAGGTAGGCAAGGAAACCTACTTACAGCCCACGACCCTGGGTGTCTCACTGGTACACGGCTTCGAGGCCATCGGCCTCGAAGACTCCTTTGCAAAGCCGTTCCAGCGTAGAGAAATGGAGCAAgatctcaaaaaaatttgcgAAGGTCACGCCTCCAAGACTGATGTTGTAAAGGACATAGTCGAAAAGTATAGGAAATACTGGCACAAGACGAATGGCTGCAAGAATACCCTCTTGCAGGTTTATGACCGTGTTAAGGCATCTATGTGA
- the THI7 gene encoding thiamine transporter THI7 (Plasma membrane transporter responsible for the uptake of thiamine~similar to YLR237W), giving the protein MSFGTKVSNFLRFLEIPVKDRASVSFLRNPDLQPIKSVNQTWGFWSNFAYWGVMSFSVGTWISASSALDVGLSYPETIGTFIVGDVLTIIFTLANSGPGFDWKVGFTLAQRFVFGIYGSAFGIIIRILMSIVNYGSNAWLGGLCINMILDSWSHHYLHLPNTLSSKVAMTTKELIGFIIFHVLTAFCYLMKPYHMNYILIWSCVATFFSMLGMVIYLTKHAHGVGDLFTSTESTATGSTKAWAWVYMISYWFGSVSPGSTNQSDYSRFGSSNWAIWAGTICALLIPTTLIPVFGVIGASTCDKLYGQQFWMPMDIFNYWLTTNYSAGARAGAFFCGLSFVLSQMSYTISNCGFASGMDLAGLLPKYVDIKRGALFAACVSWACLPWNFYNSSSTFLTVMSSFGVVMTPIISVMICDNFLIRKRQYSITNAFILKGEYYFTKGINWRAIIAWVCGMTPGLPGIAWEVNNDYFHNTGIVNFFYGDSFFSFLISFFVYWGLCILFPFKITVGHDDKDYYGAFTDEEARRKGMVPYSEISEEEIRAYTLGEGYTTGHEYMPEGSDDEVPELIKTSSENTNEFEIVHQKNNEKQSSTASEKAA; this is encoded by the coding sequence ATGAGTTTCGGTACTAAGGtctctaattttttgagatttttggaaattccTGTCAAAGATAGGGCATCCGTGAGTTTCCTGAGGAACCCTGATTTGCAACCTATCAAGTCAGTTAACCAAACATGGGGGTTCTGGTCTAATTTTGCATACTGGGGTGTTATGTCCTTTTCGGTGGGTACGTGGATTAGTGCCTCATCTGCGTTGGATGTGGGGTTAAGTTACCCAGAGACGATTGGTACGTTTATTGTCGGTGATGTGTTAACCATTATTTTTACATTAGCCAACTCGGGTCCCGGTTTTGACTGGAAGGTCGGTTTCACTTTAGCCCAAAGATTCGTCTTTGGTATCTACGGTTCTGCCTTCGGTATTATCATCAGAATTTTGATGAGTATTGTCAACTACGGTTCCAATGCTTGGTTGGGTGGTCTTTGTATTAACATGATCTTGGATTCCTGGTCTCATCACTATTTGCACTTGCCAAACACTTTGTCTTCGAAAGTTGCTATGACCACTAAAGAATTGATCGGTTTTATCATCTTCCACGTCCTCACTGCATTCTGTTATTTGATGAAACCTTACCATATGAACTACATTTTAATTTGGTCGTGTGTGGCTACTTTCTTCTCTATGTTGGGTATGGTGATTTACTTGACTAAGCACGCTCATGGTGTTGGTGACTTGTTTACTTCTACTGAGTCCACTGCCACTGGTTCTACCAAAGCTTGGGCTTGGGTTTATATGATCTCGTACTGGTTCGGTTCTGTTTCTCCAGGTTCCACCAACCAAAGTGATTACTCAAGATTCGGTTCCTCCAATTGGGCTATTTGGGCCGGTACCATCTGTGCCTTATTGATTCCAACCACTTTAATCCCAGTTTTTGGTGTCATTGGTGCCTCCACTTGTGACAAACTATACGGTCAACAATTTTGGATGCCTATGGATATCTTCAACTACTGGTTGACGACTAATTATTCTGCAGGCGCTCGTGCTGGTGCCTTCTTCTGTGGTCTTTCCTTTGTCCTGTCTCAAATGTCTTACACCATCTCCAACTGTGGGTTTGCCAGTGGTATGGATTTGGCCGGTTTATTGCCCAAGTACGTCGACATCAAGAGAGGTGCTCTTTTCGCAGCATGTGTCTCCTGGGCTTGTTTGCCATGGAATTTCTACAactcttcttctactttCTTGACTGTCATGAGTTCTTTCGGTGTCGTCATGACTCCTATTATTTCTGTTATGATCTGTGATAACTTCTTGATCAGAAAGAGACAATACTCCATTACCAATGCTTTTATTCTAAAGGGTGAATACTACTTCACGAAAGGTATCAACTGGAGAGCTATTATTGCCTGGGTTTGCGGTATGACCCCCGGTCTACCTGGTATTGCTTGGGAAGTCAATAATGACTACTTCCACAACACTGGTATCgttaatttcttttacgGTGACTCCTTCTTCTCgtttttgatttcctttttcgtCTACTGGGGGCTATGCATTCTCTTCCCATTCAAAATTACTGTTGGACATGATGACAAAGATTACTATGGTGCCTTTACTGACGAAGAAGCAAGAAGGAAGGGCATGGTTCCATACAGTGaaatttctgaagaagaaatccgTGCTTACACATTAGGCGAGGGTTACACCACTGGTCACGAATACATGCCTGAAGGCTCCGACGATGAGGTACCTGAACTGATCAAAACTAGCTCTGAAAACACCAACGAGTTTGAAATAGTTCATCAGAAGAACAACGAAAAGCAATCTTCCACTGCTAGTGAAAAAGCTGCCTag
- the FAR10 gene encoding Far10p (Protein involved in recovery from arrest in response to pheromone~similar to YLR238W), with amino-acid sequence MTASGPEFNKEDQLSSPGKKHIRNNSIPKNAKLIDGSNNASKRPVEKYDKRIIDTTKSYFPHSISRTPRRKYTYILVLTSLNGTFESKHLVVPFKPDGLKLGRPVANSNNNSSSSLRGGKRVDSHTFSQVRCDNGNFDSRVLSRNHALLSCDPLTGKVYIRDLKSSNGTFINGQRIGSNDVEIKVGDVIDLGTDIDTKIEHRKISATVEELFVQPLLESWIFENEDSGDCGTISEKEEAAAITSYVYGDSNNLELEEVILGSDTEILSGIFINNCIGTSPTLSNVIKTLATEISFCKYDNSKLQSMENFLINHTTHLEYTNKLLVEKNDQQLVKLQNGLRRKLSGKYEKIIEQNRNQIKQLERDHMFFKKSFEVKKRRNNEKQKSMEREIEDLKTRLEVERYKNSQMMKKNKQKEQEFSTASKKKNIERDTGSVPGTNPKGTDKFSIKNTLCNHFTLLTFGTISIGLIAIVFKFLSPN; translated from the coding sequence ATGACTGCTTCTGGACCTGAATTTAATAAAGAGGACCAACTCAGTTCTCCGGGAAAGAAACACATAAGAAATAACAGTATACccaaaaatgcaaaattAATTGATGGATCTAATAACGCATCGAAAAGACCAGTTGAGAAGTACGATAAGAGAATAATCGACACAACAAAAAGCTACTTTCCGCACAGCATATCAAGAACGCCAAGGAGAAAGTATACTTACATTCTAGTCCTTACATCACTAAATGGAACTTTTGAGAGCAAACATTTAGTGGTACCATTCAAACCAGACGGTTTGAAATTGGGGAGGCCTGTTGCtaacagcaacaacaactcCAGTTCATCACTCAGAGGCGGCAAAAGAGTAGATTCACACACTTTTTCCCAAGTAAGGTGTGACAATGGTAATTTCGATTCAAGAGTACTCTCCAGGAATCATGCATTATTGAGTTGTGACCCCCTTACGGGAAAAGTATATATACGAGACTTGAAGTCCAGTAATGGTACGTTCATTAACGGTCAGAGAATTGGCTCAAATGACGTAGAAATCAAGGTTGGCGATGTGATAGACTTGGGAACAGATATAGATACAAAGATTGAGCATCGAAAGATAAGTGCCACAGTTGAGGAACTGTTTGTACAGCCTTTATTAGAATCAtggatttttgaaaatgaagatagtGGTGATTGCGGTACAATTTCCGAGAAAGAAGAGGCTGCCGCCATAACAAGTTACGTATATGGAGATTCTAACAACCtagaattggaagaagttATCCTGGGCTCTGACACAGAAATACTAAGTGGaatttttatcaataattgTATCGGCACAAGCCCGACTCTATCTAATGTCATTAAAACCCTCGCAACcgaaatttcattttgcaaATATGACAATTCTAAATTACAGTCGATGGAGAATTTCTTAATTAATCATACAACCCACCTAGAATACACCAACAAACTTTTGGTGGAAAAAAACGATCAGCAACTAGTAAAGCTGCAAAATGGGTTAAGAAGGAAACTATCGGGGAAATACGAAAAGATTATTGAACAAAAcagaaatcaaataaaacaatTGGAAAGAGATCatatgtttttcaaaaagtcatttgaagtaaagaaaagaagaaacaatgaaaaacaaaaaagcaTGGAAAGGGAAATAGAAGACTTGAAAACTAGGTTAGAAGTGGAACGATATAAGAATTCacaaatgatgaagaagaacaaacagaaagaacaagaattctCAACTGCatccaagaaaaagaacatcGAACGTGATACGGGAAGCGTTCCAGGCACAAATCCCAAAGGTACCGACAAATTTAGCATCAAAAACACGCTATGCAATCATTTTACGTTATTAACATTTGGGACTATTTCCATTGGGCTTATAGCCATTGTTTTTAAATTTCTCTCCCCAAACTAG